CACCGCCCGCGTCGGCGGCCGCGCTTATTATTCCGGACGGGCCGAATTCATCGTCGAAGCCGATGACGAGCTCGGGCGTGGATTTCTCCTGCGATAAGTCGGCGCCGCGGGATAAGCAGCGGGCAGAGATTGAGCCGATACCGCCTCAGGCCGTTTCCCGTGCGGAGATCGTCTTGTGCAGGTGCACCATCATGGCGGCGGCAAAAAGCGGCGTCAGCAGGTTGAGCAGCGGCACGGCAAGACAGGTGGCGATGAGCAGGCCGGCGAGAAACACCGTGCCGGCATATTTCCGGCGCAGCGCCCTCGCCTCGTCCTCGGGGCGAAAGCGCATGGCGGCGAATTCGAAGAACTCGCGCCCGAGCAGATAGCCGTTGACGATAAAGAAGGCAGCGATGTTGATGCCGGGCACCAGCAGAAGCAGCAGCGCCACGATGTTGGCGAGGATGACGACACCGAAGAACCTCATGGCCAGCACGAGCGAGCGGAGCGCAGGCATGGCGCGGCCGGGCGGGTCGTTGGGATAGTCGGTGCGCTCGACCACCTCGGCGATGTCGTCGAGGAACAGGCCGGCGACAACAGCCGTCACCGGCGCGATGAGCAGCGCCATGCCGAGCGCAAGGCCGATGCCGGCGATGATGACGCCGAGCCATCCGGCCCAGGCCGGCAGTCCAGGCAGGAACACGTAGAGCCACGGCAAGGCCAGCCATTCTACGAGGCTCGTCAGGCCGAACCACATCGCCACCAGCGCCAGCAGGGTCAGCCCCAGCGTCTTCAGGAACACCGAACGGAATTCAGGCAGGAAAAGCTGGCTGGCGGCGGCACGGGCGGCGTCGAGGATCACGGCGTTTTTTCAACCTGTGTCGGAGGAGACGTCTCCGAGATAGGCAGCGCCAGCCGCGAGCGCAACCTTGCTACTAGCGTGCGAGCGCCGGCTTGCGAACGGGAATGGTCATCGCCGCGACGCCGGCTATGACAAAACCCATCCCCAGCCATGCCGTCGAACCAAGGCTTTCGCCAAGGAAGATGGCGCCGATGCCGACGCCGATCGGCACGCGCAGATAGGCTTGCGAGGTGGTGCCGACGGAGCCCAGCGTGTGGATGAGGCGGAAATAGATGACGAAGGCCAGCGCGGTCGAAAACACCGACAGGCCGAGCAGCGCAAGGATCGAAGCGGTCGACGGCGCCAGCGTCCATGGCTGGTCGACCGCGAGGCTCAAGGGCACGAGCATGACGGCGCCGCAAAGCATCGAACCGGCGGCCGGGAGCATCGGATCGAGGCCCTTGAAGCCGCGCCCGAAAATGGCGGCACCCGCATAGCTTATCGTCGCCGCGACGATGGCAAGCTGCGCCCACAATTGGTGACCGATGCCGCTGAGCGCTTGGGTGCCGACGATCAGGCATATTCCGGCTATGCCGGCGCCGACGCCGATCAGCTTGCGCATGGTCACAGGCTCATGGCGGGTGATGAGGGCGGTGAGCAGGAAGGTGAAGATCGGCGAAGTCGCATTGAGGATCGTGGCGAGGCCGGCGTCAACCGAGCGCTCGGCAGCGGCGACCAGGGTGAAGGGCACGACACTGTTGAGACAGGCCTGGAAGACGAAGCGGCGCCAGGTCTCCGCATCGCGGGGCATGGCGAGCCCGCGCCAGCGGATGATCGCCACGAGGATGGCGCCGGCGATCAAGGTTCTGGCGGCGATCAGCGTTATCGGCGGGATCGTCTCGACGCCGATCTTGATGAATGTGTAGGAGGCGCCCCAAAGCACCGCCAGCACGAGCAGCAGTGCGAGGTCGGTGGTCGTATCGTTCTTTGCGGGCATGGCGGGGCCTTCGGACAATCATCAATCATCAAGTATGCCGTGTTGTAGGCAACGCCGGGGTGGAATGCTTCTACCACGGTCGAATAATCATGACGCCTCACCCGGCATGCGTGCCTGGACACTGGATCGATTCCGATTTTCGGGATCAGCGCTAGGCAAACCCATTCCAAATCGCTAGACCCGCGCCCGGCCGGCGTGGCAGAAAGCCGGCGGGTTCTTGGCGGAGACATTGATGCCGGATTATGACGTGCTTTGCATCGGCAATGCGATTGTCGACATCATCGCCCAGTGCGACGAGGCATTCCTCGAAACCAATGGCATCATCAAGGGCGCGATGAACCTCATCGACACCCGACGCGCCGAACTGCTCTACAGCCGCATGGGTCCGGCGATCGAGGCCTCCGGCGGCAGCGCGGGCAACACGGCGGCGGGCGTCGCCAGTTTTGGTGGCCGCGCCGCCTTCTTCGGCAAGGTTTCCAGCGATCCGCTCGGCGAAATCTACGCGCACGACATCCACGCACAGGGCGTCGCCTTCGACACCAAGCCGCTCAATGGCGAGCCGCCGACGGCGCGCTCGATGATCTTCGTGACGCCGGACGGCGAGCGCTCGATGAACACCTATCTCGGAGCCTGCGTCGAGCTCGGACCGGAAGACGTCGAGGCCGACAAGGCGTCGGGCGCCAAGGTCACCTATTTCGAGGGCTATCTGTGGGATCCGCCGCGCGCCAAGGAAGCGATCCGGCAGACAGCCAAGCTTGCCCACGCCGCCGGCCGCGAAGTGTCGATGACACTGTCGGACTCATTCTGTGTCGACCGCTATCGCGACGAGTTCCTCGAGCTGATGCGCTCGGGTACCGTCGACATCGTCTTCGCCAACAGCCACGAGATCAAATCGCTGTACCAGACCTCGTCCTTCGAGGAAGCGCTGGCGCAGATCCGGAAGGATTGCAAGATCGCCGCCGTGACGCGCTCGGAAAAGGGCTCGGTGATCGTGCGCGGCGACGAGACCGTCACCATCAAGGCGACGGCGATAAGGGAACTGGTCGACACCACCGGCGCCGGCGACCTCTACGCCGCGGGCTTCCTGCATGGCTACACACAGGGCCGCGACCTGCAAGCCTGCGGCGACCTCGGCTCGCTGGCCGCCGGACTGGTGATCCAGCAGATTGGGCCAAGGCCAAGGCAAAATCTGCGCCACGAGGCCGAACGGGCGGGATTGCTGTAAGGCATCCCCTGCTCTTCCCGTTTGAGGTGAGACGCGCTCCGCCAGGTCAATGAGATACCAATCTCCGGCCTTTCGAGCTTCGAACGGTGAAGGCGCATCGCTGTCACGGTTCGTCGGCTTTTCTTCGTGTCTCGGCGAGCGATCAATTGGTTTCGGAACCATCGGTTCGCCGTCGTGTGTCTGTCACACATGGCACCTACACGCGACTGATGCTCGTGGCGCGTAGACTGACATGCGCGCCGCGAGCCGATGGCCCGGGGGTGTCCGGCCGTAGTGTCGTGGGGTGAATATGCGAAATATTGATCGCGCGTTTGTGCGCATCGGTAGCAATTGCGCTTGCCGATCATCTGGATAGGCATTCTTCCCCTATAGGCGTTCGGCCGTATCAGCACTCCTGCAACGCGTGGCGGCTTGCAAGGATAATGCATGACCAAATTTCAAAACAGTTCGGATGAAATCCGACACCATGAATTCGCAACCGTCGTAGCAAAGGAAGTCGAGCGCTTGCTGGCTCAGCGCAATGAGGCTGTTGACGCGCATATCCTGGCCACTGCCAGCAGGATCGCCGGCAGCGTCGCCGCGGCCGTGACGTCGCTTTCGCCCAGACATCAACGTGCCATCGACGCCATCCAGGGCGACCTGGCCGGCCTGGCGTCGAAGTTCGTTCGAACGCTCGCCGTCGAAGCCACGCGCCGCAGCGAGGCGAAGATCGCCGGCATGGAGCAGGCCCCGACCGTGCCCCCGGTTCTTATCGAAGGGCCTGCCCAGCCGGCCCAGCGCGACGATTTCGAATCGATGCTTATCGAAGACTGGGCGGGCCGCGTCGCCGGATCGACCTACCTGGAAGAGAACCTGCACATTGCACGGTCGACCTTGCACCGTTGGCAAAAGCGCAATGATGTCGTTGCCCTGAGAACGGGCGGCCGCAAGCATGTGTTCCCGCTCGCGCAGTTCATCGATGGCAGGCCGATCGCGGGCATAAGCGACGTGCAGTCCGCCATCACAAACCCCAGGCTTGCCTGGTTCTGGCTGACACGCCAGTCGACGCATCTCGAGGGTCGTATTCCCCTCGATATGCTCAGACAGGATCTGGTCGAAGAGGTGGCCGCAGCCGCCCGTGCGTTTTCGGGGGGCTGAGCTCAGTCGCCCCCCTCAAGCGCCCGCCGTATACGCCGCGATCGCCGCCATGTTGACGATGTCGGAATCCTTGGCATTCAACGAAACGATCTGGACCGGCTTGTTCAAGCCGACCAGCAGCGGGCCGATGACGGTGGAGCCGCCGAGTTCCTGCAGCATCTTGGTCGAGATCGAGGCCGAGTGGAAGGCCGGCATGATCAGCACATTGGCCGGGCCGGTCAGGCGGATGAACGGATATTGCGCCATGGCGCGCGCGTTGAGCGCGACGTCGGCTGCCATCTCGCCGTCATATTCGAAATCGACGCGGCGCTTGTCGAGGATGCGCACCGCCTCCTGCACACGCTCCGAGCGTTCGCCCTGCGGATGGCCGAAGGTGGAATAGGCGAGCATGGCAAGCCTCGGCTCATAGCCCATGCGACGGGCGAAGCCTGCCGCTTCCTCGGCGATGTCAGCGATCTGCTCCGCGTTGGGCATGTCGTGGACGGCGGTATCGGCGACGAGAACAGTCTTGCCACGCGCCAGCACGATGGACACGCCGATGACGCGGTGGCCGGGCTTGGCGTCGATGACGCGGCGGATGTCGTCGAGCGCGGTCGAATAGTTTCGGGTCACACCCGTGACGATGCCGTCGGCGTCGCCCAGCGCCACCATGCAGGCGGCGAAATGATTGCGGTCGTTGTTGATCAGGCGCTGGCAGTCGCGAAACAGGAAGCCTTTGCGCTGCATGCGCTCATAGAGATAGTCGGTGTAGATGCCGTTGCGGCGCGACAGCCTGGCGTTGATGATCTCGATGCCTTGCTTGTTCAAGTCGATGCCGGCGTGCTTGGCGTTCTCCTTGATGACATCGTCGCGGCCGAGCAGGATGGCGGTACCGAGCCGCTGGTTCACATAGGAAACGGCCGCGCGCATCACCTGCTCCTCCTCGCCCTCGGCGAAGACGATGCGCTTGGGCTGGCGGCGGACGCGGTCGTAGATGCGCTGCAGGGTGGACGCGATCGGGTCGCGGCGCGCGGACAGTTCCTGCGCGTAGCGGTCGAGGTCGAGGATCGGCTTGCGGGCGACGCCGGACTCCATCGCGGCCTTGGCCACGGCAAGCGGGATGGCCGAGATCAGGCGCGGGTCGAACGGCACCGGGATGATGTAGTTGGGGCCGAATTTCGGCCGGTTGCCCTGATAGGCGGCGGCGACATCGTCAGGCACGTCCTTGCGCGCCAGTTCGGCGAGCGCCCTGGCCGCGGCGATCTTCATGTCGTCATTGATGGTGGTCGCCCGCACGTCCAGCGCGCCGCGGAAGATGTAGGGGAAGCCGAGCACATTGTTGACCTGGTTCGGATAGTCCGAACGCCCGGTCGCCATGATGGCGTCGGTGCGGATCTCCGCCACTTCCTCTGGGGTGATCTCCGGGTCGGGATTGGCCATGGCGAAGATGATCGGGTTCCTGGCCATCGACTGCACCATGGCGGTGGTCAGCGCGCCCTTGGCCGAAAGGCCGAGGAAGACGTCGGCGCCGTCGAGTGCCTCGGCCAGCGAGCGCGCTTCGGTCTTGACCGCATGCGCCGATTTCCACTGGTTCATGCCTTCGGTGCGGCCCTGGAAGACGACGCCCTTGGTGTCGCACAGGATGATGTTTTCGGGCGCAAAGCCCATCGCCTTCATCAGCTCGATGCAGGCAATGCCAGCGGCGCCGGCGCCGTTGCAAACCATTTTCGTCGTCTTCATGTCGCGGCCGGTGATCTCCAGCGCGTTGATCAGGCCGGCGGCGGAGATGATGGCGGTGCCGTGCTGGTCGTCGTGGAAGACGGGGATGTCCATCAGCTCGCGCAGGCGCTGCTCGATGATGAAGCATTCCGGCGCCTTGATGTCCTCCAGGTTGATGCCGCCAAAGGACGGCCCAAGGAAGCGCACGCAGTTGATGAACTCGTCGGCGTCCTCGGTGTCGACCTCGAGATCGATGGAATCGACATCGGCGAAGCGCTTGAACAGCACCGCCTTGCCCTCCATCACCGGCTTGGAAGCCAGCGCACCGAGATTGCCGAGGCCGAGGATGGCCGTGCCGTTGGAGATGACGGCGACCATGTTGCCGCGCGTCGTGTAGTCGAAGGCGCGGCTCGGGTCCTCGGCAATGGCAAGCACGGGAACCGCGACGCCCGGCGAATAGGCGAGGCTCAGGTCACGCTGCGTCGCCATCGGTTTCGTCGCGACGACCTCCAGCTTGCCAGGACGGCCCATGGCGTGGAACTCCAGCGCTTCCTGCGCGCTGACGGACGGACCGCTGTTTTCGGTTTTCCTGGCCATGATGCTTTTGATTTCCTCACCAATGCAGCACCTCCTTGAAGCGGGTGCCTTGTGTTGTTTTGAATTAAGACCACGCGCCGCCGCGTGTAAACCGCCGGCGTTCGGGAATCGCGGTTCGTGATGATGATTGCCGACCCCGACCGTCCCAGTCGTCCCCTGTTTTTCGAAGCTCCGGCATTAAACCGCGCGTTCACATCTGCTAGCCTGCCGCACATGAACATGCACAACCCGAACGAGCCCGACGCCCCCGAGGCGATGACGCCTTCGCCGATCGCCACTGCCGCCGTCACGCCGATGATGGAGCAGTTCATCGAGATCAAGGCGGCGAACCCGGATTCGCTGCTGTTCTATCGCATGGGCGATTTCTACGAATTGTTCTTCGACGACGCCGAGAAGGCGAGCCGGGCGCTGGGCATTGTGCTGACCAAGCGTGGCAAGCACCAGGGACACGACATCCCGATGTGCGGCGTGCCGGTGCATGCCGCCGACGACTATCTGCAGAAGCTGATCGGTCAGGGTTTCCGCGTGGCCGTGTGCGAACAGATCGAGGATCCGGCCGAGGCCAAGAAGCGCGGCTCAAAATCGGTGGTGCGCCGCGATGTCGTGCGGCTGGTGACGCCGGGCACCATCACCGAGGACAAATTGCTGGCGCCGTCGGAATCGAGTTTCCTGATGGCGCTGGGAAGGGTGAAGGGCGGCGCGGAGCACAGCTTCGCGATTGCCTGGATCGAGATATCGACCGGCACCTTCCGCGTCGCCGAGACCACCGCCGACCGGCTGCTGGCCGATGTCTTCCGCGTCGATCCACGCGAACTGATCGTCGCCGAACCGGTGTTTTATGATCCTGAGCTGAAGCCTATCTTCGACGTGCTCGGCCGTGTCGCCAGCCCGCAGCCGCCTTCGCTGTTCGATTCGGCCTCGGCGACGGGGCGCATCGCCCGCTTCTTCGAGGTGGCGACGCCGGACAGTTTTGGCGCGTTTTCCCGCGCCGAACTGTCGGCGATCTCGGGTGCCATCGCCTATGTCGAGAAGACACAGAAGGCCGAACGCCCGCCACTGTCGCGGCCCGAGCGTGAGGAGCAGGGATCGACCCTGTTCATCGATCCGGCGACGCGCGCCAATCTGGAATTGCTGCGCACTTTGTCGGGCAGCCGCGAAGGGTCGCTGTTCAAGGCGATCGACCGCACGGTGACCGGCGGCGGCGCACGCCTTTTGGCGGACCGGCTGATGGCGCCGCTGACCGACCCGGCGGCGATCACGGCGCGGCTCGATTCGGTGTCGTTCTTCCGATCCGAGACCCGTCTATGCCAGGTGGTTCGGGCGAGCCTGAAGAGCGTCGCCGACATGCCGCGTGCTCTGTCCCGGCTGGCGCTCAACCGTGGCGGCCCGCGCGATCTTGGCGCGTTGCGCGCCGGGTTCGAGGCGGCCGAGGCGATCGCCGGAATTTTCGCAGCAACCGCCTTGCCCGGGGAATTGGCGGCGGCGCTTGAAGCGATCAAGGCGCTGCCGCGCCCGCTGTCGGCGCATCTCACGCAAGCGCTCGGCGAAGAGTTGCCCTTGCTCAAGCGCGACGGCGGCTTCATCCGTGGCGGCTATCATGGCGAACTCGACGAGATGCGGGCGCTGCGCGACGAGTCGCGAAAAGTGATCGCCGGGCTGGAACGCTCGCTGATCGACGAGACCGGCATTCGCTCGCTGAAAATCCGGCACAACAATGTGCTCGGCTACTACATCGAGGTGACGGCCAACCATCACGCGATCATGACCGGCAGCGACGGCGCGAAGGCCCGCTTCATCCATCGGCAGACCATGGCCAACGCCATGCGTTTCACGACCACGGAACTGGCGGAGCTGGAAACAAAGATCGCCAACGCCGCCGACCGCGCGCTGAGCATCGAACTTGCGGCCTTCGACACGCTGACAGCGGAGGCCGTCGGCGAAGCGCAGAAGATCCGCGCCGGGGCCGAGGCGCTGTCCGTGCTCGATGTCTCTGCGGCACTTGCCCTGCTCAGCGAAAGTGAAGCCTGGTGCCGGCCGATCGTCGATGGCGGACTCGCCTTCGAGATTTCGGGGGGACGCCATCCGGTGGTCGAACAGGCGCTGCGGCGCTCGGGCGAAGGCCCGTTCGTCGCCAATGACTGCGACCTGTCGCCGGAGGGTGGCGCCAAGAACGGCGCCATCTGGCTGCTGACCGGCCCCAACATGGGCGGTAAGTCGACGTTTCTGCGGCAGAATGCGCTGATTGCGATCCTTGCCCAGACCGGCTCGTTCGTGCCGGCGTCATCAGCCCATATCGGCGTCGTCGACCGGCTGTTCTCACGCGTCGGCGCATCCGACGATCTGGCGCGCGGGCGCTCGACCTTCATGGTCGAGATGGTCGAGACCGCGGCTATCCTCAACCAGGCCGGCGAACGAGCCCTGGTGATCCTCGACGAGATCGGCCGTGGCACAGCGACCTTCGACGGCCTGTCGATCGCCTGGGCGGCAGTGGAATATCTGCACGAAAAGAACCGCTGCCGGGCGATCTTCGCCACCCATTTCCACGAAATGACGTCGCTGGCGGGAAAACTGCCGCGACTGCACAACGTCACCATGCGGGTGAAGGAATGGGAGGGCGACGTCGTCTTCCTGCATGAGGTCGGCAAGGGCGCCGCCGACCGGTCCTACGGCGTGCAGGTGGCGCGACTGGCGGGCCTGCCGGAAGCGGTGGTCGGCCGGGCCAAGGAAGTGCTGCACCAACTGGAGGAAGGCGAGGTTTCCGGCAAG
The nucleotide sequence above comes from Mesorhizobium shangrilense. Encoded proteins:
- a CDS encoding DMT family transporter, with product MPAKNDTTTDLALLLVLAVLWGASYTFIKIGVETIPPITLIAARTLIAGAILVAIIRWRGLAMPRDAETWRRFVFQACLNSVVPFTLVAAAERSVDAGLATILNATSPIFTFLLTALITRHEPVTMRKLIGVGAGIAGICLIVGTQALSGIGHQLWAQLAIVAATISYAGAAIFGRGFKGLDPMLPAAGSMLCGAVMLVPLSLAVDQPWTLAPSTASILALLGLSVFSTALAFVIYFRLIHTLGSVGTTSQAYLRVPIGVGIGAIFLGESLGSTAWLGMGFVIAGVAAMTIPVRKPALAR
- a CDS encoding adenosine kinase; its protein translation is MPDYDVLCIGNAIVDIIAQCDEAFLETNGIIKGAMNLIDTRRAELLYSRMGPAIEASGGSAGNTAAGVASFGGRAAFFGKVSSDPLGEIYAHDIHAQGVAFDTKPLNGEPPTARSMIFVTPDGERSMNTYLGACVELGPEDVEADKASGAKVTYFEGYLWDPPRAKEAIRQTAKLAHAAGREVSMTLSDSFCVDRYRDEFLELMRSGTVDIVFANSHEIKSLYQTSSFEEALAQIRKDCKIAAVTRSEKGSVIVRGDETVTIKATAIRELVDTTGAGDLYAAGFLHGYTQGRDLQACGDLGSLAAGLVIQQIGPRPRQNLRHEAERAGLL
- the mutS gene encoding DNA mismatch repair protein MutS; the protein is MNMHNPNEPDAPEAMTPSPIATAAVTPMMEQFIEIKAANPDSLLFYRMGDFYELFFDDAEKASRALGIVLTKRGKHQGHDIPMCGVPVHAADDYLQKLIGQGFRVAVCEQIEDPAEAKKRGSKSVVRRDVVRLVTPGTITEDKLLAPSESSFLMALGRVKGGAEHSFAIAWIEISTGTFRVAETTADRLLADVFRVDPRELIVAEPVFYDPELKPIFDVLGRVASPQPPSLFDSASATGRIARFFEVATPDSFGAFSRAELSAISGAIAYVEKTQKAERPPLSRPEREEQGSTLFIDPATRANLELLRTLSGSREGSLFKAIDRTVTGGGARLLADRLMAPLTDPAAITARLDSVSFFRSETRLCQVVRASLKSVADMPRALSRLALNRGGPRDLGALRAGFEAAEAIAGIFAATALPGELAAALEAIKALPRPLSAHLTQALGEELPLLKRDGGFIRGGYHGELDEMRALRDESRKVIAGLERSLIDETGIRSLKIRHNNVLGYYIEVTANHHAIMTGSDGAKARFIHRQTMANAMRFTTTELAELETKIANAADRALSIELAAFDTLTAEAVGEAQKIRAGAEALSVLDVSAALALLSESEAWCRPIVDGGLAFEISGGRHPVVEQALRRSGEGPFVANDCDLSPEGGAKNGAIWLLTGPNMGGKSTFLRQNALIAILAQTGSFVPASSAHIGVVDRLFSRVGASDDLARGRSTFMVEMVETAAILNQAGERALVILDEIGRGTATFDGLSIAWAAVEYLHEKNRCRAIFATHFHEMTSLAGKLPRLHNVTMRVKEWEGDVVFLHEVGKGAADRSYGVQVARLAGLPEAVVGRAKEVLHQLEEGEVSGKANRLVDDLPLFSVALKREAPKPVKNDALGAALGEINPDEMTPREALDALYRLKGLASKP
- a CDS encoding NADP-dependent malic enzyme, encoding MARKTENSGPSVSAQEALEFHAMGRPGKLEVVATKPMATQRDLSLAYSPGVAVPVLAIAEDPSRAFDYTTRGNMVAVISNGTAILGLGNLGALASKPVMEGKAVLFKRFADVDSIDLEVDTEDADEFINCVRFLGPSFGGINLEDIKAPECFIIEQRLRELMDIPVFHDDQHGTAIISAAGLINALEITGRDMKTTKMVCNGAGAAGIACIELMKAMGFAPENIILCDTKGVVFQGRTEGMNQWKSAHAVKTEARSLAEALDGADVFLGLSAKGALTTAMVQSMARNPIIFAMANPDPEITPEEVAEIRTDAIMATGRSDYPNQVNNVLGFPYIFRGALDVRATTINDDMKIAAARALAELARKDVPDDVAAAYQGNRPKFGPNYIIPVPFDPRLISAIPLAVAKAAMESGVARKPILDLDRYAQELSARRDPIASTLQRIYDRVRRQPKRIVFAEGEEEQVMRAAVSYVNQRLGTAILLGRDDVIKENAKHAGIDLNKQGIEIINARLSRRNGIYTDYLYERMQRKGFLFRDCQRLINNDRNHFAACMVALGDADGIVTGVTRNYSTALDDIRRVIDAKPGHRVIGVSIVLARGKTVLVADTAVHDMPNAEQIADIAEEAAGFARRMGYEPRLAMLAYSTFGHPQGERSERVQEAVRILDKRRVDFEYDGEMAADVALNARAMAQYPFIRLTGPANVLIMPAFHSASISTKMLQELGGSTVIGPLLVGLNKPVQIVSLNAKDSDIVNMAAIAAYTAGA
- a CDS encoding antitoxin Xre/MbcA/ParS-like domain-containing protein, whose translation is MTKFQNSSDEIRHHEFATVVAKEVERLLAQRNEAVDAHILATASRIAGSVAAAVTSLSPRHQRAIDAIQGDLAGLASKFVRTLAVEATRRSEAKIAGMEQAPTVPPVLIEGPAQPAQRDDFESMLIEDWAGRVAGSTYLEENLHIARSTLHRWQKRNDVVALRTGGRKHVFPLAQFIDGRPIAGISDVQSAITNPRLAWFWLTRQSTHLEGRIPLDMLRQDLVEEVAAAARAFSGG
- a CDS encoding sulfate transporter family protein, translating into MILDAARAAASQLFLPEFRSVFLKTLGLTLLALVAMWFGLTSLVEWLALPWLYVFLPGLPAWAGWLGVIIAGIGLALGMALLIAPVTAVVAGLFLDDIAEVVERTDYPNDPPGRAMPALRSLVLAMRFFGVVILANIVALLLLLVPGINIAAFFIVNGYLLGREFFEFAAMRFRPEDEARALRRKYAGTVFLAGLLIATCLAVPLLNLLTPLFAAAMMVHLHKTISARETA